One window of the Spirosoma linguale DSM 74 genome contains the following:
- a CDS encoding lipolytic protein G-D-S-L family (PFAM: lipolytic protein G-D-S-L family~KEGG: mpt:Mpe_A3464 hypothetical protein), with protein MNVFLTNFTPTVSPYIQSLTFMQLRLLLLLFITLLASCQPTTIDVTPGGTKTPLSQTIVIIGSSTAAGWGASEYKYSWAGLLTQELSNGKVVNLAKGGYTSYQLLPTNASHPADRPEADTLRNINAALKEKPNTLILSISSNDLIIGCSVEEIIANFNTIRSKALAAGVAHVIITTPLPRNYSSEVTANLLLQRDLVLKNYGTSAVNIFDPLANEQQLTKAELLSGDGIHPNDKGHMVLFKIISGFLL; from the coding sequence ATGAATGTTTTCTTGACTAATTTTACTCCCACCGTATCACCGTATATACAGAGTTTAACATTTATGCAACTTAGACTACTACTACTGCTTTTTATCACTCTTTTAGCCAGTTGTCAGCCAACCACAATCGATGTAACTCCGGGGGGTACCAAGACACCGTTAAGTCAAACCATCGTCATCATTGGTTCCTCCACCGCAGCCGGCTGGGGAGCTTCGGAATACAAGTATTCCTGGGCGGGTCTGCTCACCCAGGAGCTCTCCAATGGCAAGGTGGTGAACTTGGCAAAAGGCGGCTACACCAGTTATCAGTTGCTGCCGACCAATGCCTCTCATCCGGCGGACCGGCCGGAGGCTGACACGCTGCGCAACATCAACGCAGCCCTGAAGGAGAAACCCAACACCTTGATTCTGAGCATATCTTCCAATGATCTGATTATTGGCTGTAGCGTTGAGGAGATCATTGCCAATTTCAATACCATCCGTAGTAAGGCGTTAGCCGCTGGGGTGGCCCATGTCATTATCACTACGCCGTTGCCGCGGAACTACAGTAGCGAGGTAACAGCCAACTTACTGCTTCAGCGAGACCTGGTACTGAAGAACTATGGCACCTCGGCGGTCAACATATTTGACCCGCTGGCCAATGAGCAGCAGTTAACCAAGGCCGAGCTGTTAAGTGGGGACGGCATCCATCCCAATGATAAAGGGCATATGGTACTCTTTAAGATCATTTCAGGCTTCCTGCTTTAG